The Hyalangium gracile DNA segment GCTTCCAGTCGGCGCCAGCGCCCTGATACGGCGAGTCACCGTCCGGGTGGCAGTTCGCGCACCGCGGGTGGAGCAGCACCCGGCTGGCCTCCAGGAAGAGCGCCTTCGAGCGCTCGGAGGGGTCCGCGATGACCGCGAACGCCTCCGGCGAGCGGAGCTCGTTCGGAGCGACGGGGGAGAGAACATCGGAGAGACGCCCGATCGGCTCGGACGGACGCCGACTGCAGCTCACCGCCGCCACCAGGACGACGACTGACGTCCCGAGGAGAAGCGACGGTCTCATCCGAGAGAAGGACCACCGGTTCGTTTTCGACATCCGTGGTTTGCCGTCCCGAGAAGGTGTGGCGGAGGAGATTACGAGCCGGGTTCCCCAAGTCAACGCCCAATGGCCCTCGCGCCGCCGCGGGGCTCGCGGCTGTTCAGGAAGAACCACGCCGCCGGGACTGGACCGTGACACGCACGCCGGGCTACGAGCGCTCGCGTGGAAAATCCCAGGCTGCACTGGCAATGGAAACGGTTCGAGGAGCTGACGCTCGAGGAGCTCTACCGGCTGCTCGCGCTGCGCCAGCAGGTCTTCGTGGTGGAGCAGACGTCCATCTACCAGGACGCGGACGGATATGACCGCGGCAGCCATCACCTGCTCGGCACCGTCCCCGGTGGACAGGAGCCCGTCCTCGCGGCCTATCTCCGCGTGCTGCCTCCGGGCTTGAAGTACCCGGAGGCCAGCTTGGGCCGAGTGGTCACCGCCCCCGGCATGCGCCGCTACGGATACGGCAAGCTCCTGGTGGAGAAGGCCCTGGCCTTCATCGACACGAGCTTCCCGGGAGCGCCCGTCCGTATCGGCGCCCAGCACTACCTGCGGCGGTTCTACGAGGGGTTCGGCTTCCGAACCATCAGCGACGTGTACGACGAGGACGGGATACCCCACATCGACATGCTCCGCTGAGCCCGAGGGCCATGCACAACTGCCGGGCACGGCCCTCGGCGCCGCGCGCTCAGCGATCCGCGTGGCACCAGCCCCCGCCAATCAGGCGGCAGGGCAGTGGCACGCGCGTGGGCACCAGGTGGTAGGGCGACACTCCAGCTCCAAGGACACCGGACCAGTTGTTGCCCCAGCCCACCAGACTGCCATCCGTCCGCAGCGCGTGGACATGAAGCCCACTGGCGGCGAGGGACGCCACCCCCGTCAACCCGGGCACCTGCGAGCCCCCGGGAGGAACGGCCAGCTCCGACATGAAGCCACGCTCGCCATGGAGGTTGCTGCCCACGTTCCAGACCGTTCCGTCCACGCGGAGCACCTGGACGGTGTTCCTGCTCCGAGCCACGCCCACCGCGTCCGAGAAGCCCACCACTTGCTGAGGCGGCGTCTCCTGTCCCGGGAGGCGGAGGGTCCACTGCCACACGGTGCCATCGGCAAGCAGGGCCACGAGGTCCGTGGACCTCAAGGCCACCGCCGTGACGTTCGCCAGCCCCTCCACCCGGGCCGGGGCGCGCGGCTGCCCGTCCCAGGCGCTGGAGTGGCCGCCCCAGCGCCATACGCTGCCGTCACTGCGCAGGGCCACCGAGAGGCCCCCGCTGGCATGAATGGCCACCACCCCTTCGAGCCCCTGCACCTGCACCGGCGTGGAGCGCACCTGGGTCGACACATCCCCCAGCTGCCCATAGCTGTTGGCCCCCCAGGCCCACACCGTCCCGTCCGCACGCAACGCCAGCGAGTGGGCGCTACCCGCGGCCACGGCCACCGCATTCGACAACCCCACCACACCCCCTGGGGTAGCCCGGTCCTGCGCCGTTCCATCGCCCAGCTGGCCGCGCCCGTTCTGCCCCCAGGCCCAGACCGTCCCGTCCGCGCGCAACACCAGCGAGTGCTGGTCACCGGCAGCGCTCTTCACTGCGCCTTGCAGGCCCTGCACTCGCACCGGCGCAGGCTGGTGACTTCCTCCGAGCGGATCCGCCCCCCACGTCCACACCGAGCCGTCCGCCCGGACGGCCACCAGGTGTGCCTGCCCAGCCGCCGCCGCACGCACGTCCCTCAACCCCACCACCGGTGTGGGCGACATCCGACGATCCGTGCCGGTGCCGACCTCTCCCTCGGCGTTGGTGCCCCACGCCATCAAGGAACCATCCCGCCGCAGCGCCATCGAGTGGTTCATGCCCGCGCCCACCGCCACCACGCCGCGCAGTTCCGGCACCTGCCGGGGAGCGGTTCCCCGGTCCAGCGTCCCGTCCCCGAGCAGCCCGCCACTCGTGAGGCCCCACGTCCACACCGTCCCGTCCGCGCGCAGCGCCAGCACATGGTTCGGTCCCGCCGCCAGGGAGACCATGCCCGTCAGCCCGGGCACCTGCACCGGCGCGAACACCCTGTCACTCTCCAGCGCCGTACCGACCTGGCCCAGGGAGTTCTGCCCCCAGGCCCAGACCGAGCCATCCGCGCGCAGGGCATACGAAGTCTCCCCACGCGACTCGATGGCCACCACTCCCGTCAGTCCCGGCACCTGGATGGGCTGGAGCCGCGTGTCCTGCGTCCCATCGCCCAGCTGGCCCAGCAAGCCCTCGCCCCAGGCCCAGACCGTCCCGTCCGAGCGCAACGCCATCGAGTGGAACAAGCCCGCGGTCACCGCGACGACTCCCGTCAGTCCCTGGACCTGGACCGGGAGCGTCCGATCGACCGTCGTCCCATCACCGAGCTGTCCCGCGTAGTTCGAGCCCCACGTCCACACCGTCCCATCCGCGCGCGCCGCGACCGAGTGCGCGCACCCTGCTGCCACGGACACCGCCCCCGTCAGACTCGCCACCGTCACCCTCCCCGTCCGCGGCAGAGTCGTCCCATCTCCCAGCTGGCCCCACAGGTTGCCGCCCCAGGATTGCACCGTGCCGTCCTCGCTCAAGGCCAGCGAGTGGAACAGCGCGACGCAGCCGGACATGGAGACGGAGACGGCCTTCTTCATCCCCTGCACACGCTCAGGCGTGGGACTCACGACCTTACGCTCGGCCCACACCTCGAAATCCTCGCCCGCGCTGCTCCCCCACTGCCACAGGGAGCCGTCCTCCGCTACCGCCAGCGAGTAGCCTCCATTACCTGCCAGCACACGACGGGTCGACCTGCGCCGCTGGCTGTCCTGCGAGGCGCTCTCCGTGGGCGCCTCGGGCTCGCGGGGAGACTCGGCGCCGGCATTCACACTCCAGAGCAGGACGGCGAGTACGCCCGTCGTCCATTTCATCCGCGTTGCATACCTGGGTGTCGCTGTCATGGGACCTCGTGGGTAGAGAGAGGACTGCACAGCCACGGATGACCCCGAGACGTTGGCCTTCGGGGAGCTGCCCTCATCCGTGGCATCGAGTCACAGAGCACCCGGTGTGCCACCTGCGCCTGATCGCGGAGGTCCGCGAGATTCCATGCCTGGCGCCCCGCGCATCGGAGCGAAGTGACATTTTTTGTGCCCGAGGTGACGCAAATGCGCGGGCGCCGGAGGCGAGCGGGAGCCAGGCTCGACGCTCTACCGAGGGTTGGGACATACTCCGCGGCGCGGAGCGGGCGTGCGCGTCCCTCCCTTCTCCCCTTGTCCCACATCCGAGAAAGTCATGCGCCGCTTCCTGTGGACAGCCCTCCTCGTCCT contains these protein-coding regions:
- a CDS encoding RCC1-like domain-containing protein, translated to MKWTTGVLAVLLWSVNAGAESPREPEAPTESASQDSQRRRSTRRVLAGNGGYSLAVAEDGSLWQWGSSAGEDFEVWAERKVVSPTPERVQGMKKAVSVSMSGCVALFHSLALSEDGTVQSWGGNLWGQLGDGTTLPRTGRVTVASLTGAVSVAAGCAHSVAARADGTVWTWGSNYAGQLGDGTTVDRTLPVQVQGLTGVVAVTAGLFHSMALRSDGTVWAWGEGLLGQLGDGTQDTRLQPIQVPGLTGVVAIESRGETSYALRADGSVWAWGQNSLGQVGTALESDRVFAPVQVPGLTGMVSLAAGPNHVLALRADGTVWTWGLTSGGLLGDGTLDRGTAPRQVPELRGVVAVGAGMNHSMALRRDGSLMAWGTNAEGEVGTGTDRRMSPTPVVGLRDVRAAAAGQAHLVAVRADGSVWTWGADPLGGSHQPAPVRVQGLQGAVKSAAGDQHSLVLRADGTVWAWGQNGRGQLGDGTAQDRATPGGVVGLSNAVAVAAGSAHSLALRADGTVWAWGANSYGQLGDVSTQVRSTPVQVQGLEGVVAIHASGGLSVALRSDGSVWRWGGHSSAWDGQPRAPARVEGLANVTAVALRSTDLVALLADGTVWQWTLRLPGQETPPQQVVGFSDAVGVARSRNTVQVLRVDGTVWNVGSNLHGERGFMSELAVPPGGSQVPGLTGVASLAASGLHVHALRTDGSLVGWGNNWSGVLGAGVSPYHLVPTRVPLPCRLIGGGWCHADR
- a CDS encoding GNAT family N-acetyltransferase yields the protein MENPRLHWQWKRFEELTLEELYRLLALRQQVFVVEQTSIYQDADGYDRGSHHLLGTVPGGQEPVLAAYLRVLPPGLKYPEASLGRVVTAPGMRRYGYGKLLVEKALAFIDTSFPGAPVRIGAQHYLRRFYEGFGFRTISDVYDEDGIPHIDMLR